TCCTAATGCCACATTTATTTCTCACTGCTCTCTTCTTCCACCCAGAGGGAAAACAGAGATGTTCACCAGATGCTGGCAGACTGCCACGTGAGGAAGCGTGGCTTCCAACAGGTAAGTGACAACCCAGAGTGCTCCTAACACATGGAGTGGGGCCCAGACTTTATCCTAGAGTCTCAGTCAGCCTCAGAGCCTCATCTGACCCAAGAACATCCTCACCTCTTGGACCAGTTTTACCCAGCGTTGCCATGCTCCTCATGTACAGCGTGAGAATTCGGAGATGATGCAAAGCAGGCCAGGCTATCAGACCGGGGAACAGCACAGGGAGATGCTCCTGATGACTTCTGGTGGACTGTTTTCCCTTACTTCCTTTGTTGCCACCTGCAGTAAAGACAGACATTCAGAGTATGTTGTTGACATCAGAGGGATTCACAATAAAGAATGGAGTTCCCAGTATTTCTAGGCCAGCTAAAAAGCAGGGTTAAAACTAGCCTGGAACAAAGCTGAACACACTGTTTCTTTCATAGACGAAGGAAGCACAGAGGAGAAATTCAAGAGAAGAGACCACAGCCTCCCAGGAGGCAATACTACAGAGTCACCCCAGCTTGGAGAGCCAGAAGATGCTTCAGAGATCGGATGAGAATGAGCCTGAATGGCAGGAAACCTGTAAGATCTTAGGATGACCTTTTTCTATGGGGCTTGAGAAATTCTAGGGCTCTATGGGGGTGATCTCAATCCTTCTCTTGCCACACTGGAATTGAAAAATTGGTCAGTGGGTGGACAGTACTGCCAAGAAATACAGCACTGCATTATCAGAAATATTTCCGAGTCCACACAGCACCGAGACTACAGCTGGGcaaagaaattgatttttttccctacagatACTATATTAAAACAAGCAACAAATACAAACCACAGGAATATAGCCAGGATAATCAATTTTAAACTAGAAGCTGGCCCTTTGTAGGACTTTGCAGTAACCATTACTCTTGAGGACAAGGGTAATGGGTGACAGGGACGAACTCAAAAGAGCTTCCCTGTCATTCAAGCACAATCCCACCTAAGCAGAGGCCTACTGCACTGTCTCACATAACGAATCAAAACAATAGGAAGGAAAACGGCAAACAGTATGAGACCCGCAGCAGCATCCACCACTGCTGCCAAATACTTCCTGGAGAACCcgatgcattttttttcccagttcctccccagctgctcagtAGATGGCAATGCTGTACTACCAACTGTTGCCACTTCAGGCcaggggttttctttttctcactgataagaaaaaataatctaaagtTGATtacaaaagcaaggaaagaactAGCTTAACTCAGACCAGCTGAAGAGCTGGTTACTCCTACAGACTCCAGGCTGAGCTGGACCTAGACAATCAAGGCAGTTTTGCAAGGCAGTTCTCCACTTCCCCTAACAGTTTCAGCAAGACTCCCTCCCACCCTCAAAAAATTatcagcattttcaaatactTCAAAGGATTAATCTGGGGTCGCTTCAGCAGCTTTTATTCCGTACAACCTGCACACCCCACCAGCTCACATGAAAGACTTTCTGAACCAGGAGTCAACATCCAAAACAAAACCGAGTAGTCTCAAAGGGACCTGGTGCCCAGAAAGAACCcagatttttaatcttttgaagGAATAAAAACTGGACCCTATTAAGTAGCAGATGCCCAAAAGTGATGGGACACACGTGAAAAATGGTCTCACAATTGAGTGCATCTTTCACCTTGTGAAATGGGTTTTTCTCCCACTTCATCAAGCTGGAAGTTGGACAAAGGGCAACAAGCTTAAAACTTGCCTGCTTGTTCGCTCCTGTAGGACTCCTTTTTTGTTCCAGTGAGGAAATCCAAGGCAGCAGATGAGAAGAGACGCTCCCTCGCACGGCAGGCCAGGGACGACTACAGGAGGCTTTCACTGCAGGGTATCCACAGAGGGAAGCAGGCAGATATTTCCAAGGGTGCCACAGCAGGAGATCGGCGACCACTCCAATATCCACCTCTCCCACCCAAGCCTAAGCTTCTACCTTCTGCGATGGCAAACGGGAGAGCAATTAGGTAAGGAAACCCCTGTGCACTGTGGAGGGGACAAGGGATGAGCTTCTTCTGCTCTAGCATGGGATGCTTGAGATGGGAATGGTTAGCTCTCCTGCTCACATGGAGGAGGCACCTCGCAGGCAAAAATGCAGAGCGTAGGCTATATTTCAGCCCAGGGTGtgatgaaattatttgttcCGCCCTGGAGGGTAACAGGTTTATTTAGTAGAGTGTGCTAAGCCTAGAGTACCTATATATTAGATGCTAGGTGTCCTCTGAAAACCATATAAAATTGCTGACAGCTGCACTAGTGTAAGCCTTCTGTTTAGGGCTGTTCTTAACATCCTGCACAAAAGCTAAGTCCTGACAAGGACTCAAAAGGTGTCCTTAGAACTTGATGTACAAACCATGGTCTTTTCTAACAGGAAAGAAGGCATCCAAAGGACAGTCTCCAATTCCACTGAAGAAAGCATCATCAAGTGGTTCAAAGAGGAGCAATTCCCTCTCCGAGCTGGCTATCAGAAAACCACAGACACAATAGCACCTTGGTTCCATGGTGAGTCTTGAGTGTTTCTGCCCCAACCCAATTCTTTAAGGAGTTGTTTCTGCTAATATGGCTGCTGCCGCCACAGGATGGACCCAGGAGCTTTTTGAAGGTGGCTATGTTTTCCATCTTAAATATCTATTAATGTAGTTTAAATTCCTTTAGCATTATGACAAAGGGCAAGCTAAAGTATTAGAACATAGGCCAGGTGTTCAAAATACCCCATACCTCTGTGCCACCCCTGCCTCCCGGTAGTGAATGCGTGGTCACCCTGGTAACTGCTTGGACCAGGGTGAGAGAGATTCGAGCACACCTCATCCAGCTCAGCTTTGGCCCCAAGTCACTCTCCCTCCATACGTGCTCATTATCCACCACCTTTCCATCACATTTCTAATGGGTCATCATAATCCCATCCACCTCCCTTGCTTGGGAAACTCCTTTGATCCAAGAGTGCAGCAACAGAAGCGTTATCCTCTTGCAACTGGGCTGTCAGTGCTTGCGAGGCGTCCTGACAGGACCTGTGATCACTGTCTCTGCAAAGCCCTGCCATACTGGAATCAACACGCAACACAGGGCAATGCTGTTCTCTCGCATAACACAGAAACTGTTCTTTTGAGCTCTGCGCGTCTATCATCCACAACCAGCCGAGTCTGGAACAGTTAAAGCGCAGCTAGCATGTGGCCATGGTTTGTTACTAGCAGTGGCAGTGCTGTTCTTCCTGGGCTGCTGGGTGACGCGAGGGACGGAAGTGCCATGGGCTCGGTTTAGAGCAGTAAAGCAGATGTCTTGTGAGAACTGTTCCAGCCAGTCCTGCACGAATGCTTTTCTCCCTTcgggtttgtgttttggttttgagcagGTATCGTAGCCTCCAAGAAAGCAGAGGAGCTTCTGAATAAAACAGTACCGGGGAGTTTTCTGGTCCGGGTCAGCGAGAAAATCAAAGGCTATGTGCTCTCCTATCGGTCTGTGGAAGGATGTAAGCACTTCCTCATTGATGCCTCCAGTGATTCCTACAGCTTCCTTGGAGTGGACCAGCTACAACATCCAACCCTGGCTGACCTTGTAGACTACCACAAGGTGAACATCTAGCAATGCATTCATTAACTGTTTGCTTACTTGCCTCAGGGCACTTCAAAATAAGTAAGAATagattcaggttttttttaaataggtacCTAGACCCATTTTAGCTGCTGTTGGGTATCCTGTGTGCCCCTCCAGAAGGGTATGCCAGCCTGATGGGTACATCTGAGGTGATCTAACACATCTCAAACATCTTAGACCTGACTTATTCCTTCTCAAGTGCACAGAATGCCTTGTACACAGGGCCCATGTTACTTACACACTGTTCAGTAGAAATGCCGATAAGGTGAGAGATGGCAGCATATTCATGCAGACTTCATTTTGGGGGGGATTCTCTCCGTTTTTGCAGGGCCCCGGCAAGTTGGGTAAGCAGAAAATCCTGCTTGCCTCCAGTTTCAGCAAGAAAGAGAACAAGGTATCGATAATCTCCAAGTAGGCAAGGTGTGATATGgagcaaatataaaaaataggagggaaagaagaaggtTGGCAGGTTCTTGCAACAATACGACGGTGCTTGCTAGCACTGTCTGCAGTTACCTGGGCTCCAAGGAGGGCCAGATGGATTGTTCATTCCTTTACTGTAAGAtctgcccaggggcaggacaATCATTTTGCCTAAAGGTTCATTTAAAATAAGTGCCTAGCCTAACAGAGACATGGCTAAAGATAATTGGACATGAGGAAAATACCTATGTTCATTTGCTATATGGAGCTCTACCTGGGCTACCTGAACTTGCTTCTTGCATGGGTTTCACAGTTCAGGCTGAAGTTGTTGAAAGCAGGAGCTATACAGCTCTACCAGAGCCAGAGGATTTAAAGCCTGGCTATGCCTATCTGTATAAAGATAGGGCCGTGCCCACTGTCTGCGAAGAATCCTACAGACCCCCTGCGCTGCAGCAGAGATGGGCAGGGTGAACCCACTCCACTGAAGTGCCTTAGTGGGTTCTGCTTATCACCCACTGGGTGACCATGAAAGAAGGCAAGTTTCCACCATGCGTCTGGTGCTAGGGTGGAGAACGAGATGGGAAGCAGAGACTGTACTACCC
This genomic interval from Falco peregrinus isolate bFalPer1 chromosome 2, bFalPer1.pri, whole genome shotgun sequence contains the following:
- the SH2D4A gene encoding SH2 domain-containing protein 4A, which encodes MLKQILSDMYIDPDLLAELSEEQKQILFFKMRQEQVRRWEEREAAVDKASAKKSLPRKAGRKSVTWKLGADNDVWVWVMGEHPSDKSYAAICEEIQAQRAKRLEREQGKEGRETDSSVTQSLHPQSGVPGETVLHGNKKTTVEEKKEGVRKSAAATGKSQELTKRENRDVHQMLADCHVRKRGFQQTKEAQRRNSREETTASQEAILQSHPSLESQKMLQRSDENEPEWQETLRKSKAADEKRRSLARQARDDYRRLSLQGIHRGKQADISKGATAGDRRPLQYPPLPPKPKLLPSAMANGRAIRKEGIQRTVSNSTEESIIKWFKEEQFPLRAGYQKTTDTIAPWFHGIVASKKAEELLNKTVPGSFLVRVSEKIKGYVLSYRSVEGCKHFLIDASSDSYSFLGVDQLQHPTLADLVDYHKDEPITSLGKELLLYPCGQEDQEPDYVSLFE